In Parabacteroides timonensis, the genomic stretch CAAAAGTATAATCTTTTACACTATAAACGACACACATTTTCGCCGTTAATGTTTACATATCCACCAGCCTAATACAGCCTAATAAATTATTGACTTGCATTAAACTTAATTAGTAATTTAAGAGGTATGTATCCAAATGATTTTTAACAAAAAAGATGCAGCTTTTACGCATTCTGAAAAAGCTGCATCCCGTAAACTATCTGTCTGAATTTTATCTTTATTCGAGTTAAATCTTACCGACCATTTTTGACGGATCTACCCAGGCATCAAAGTCTTCTGCAGTTATATGACCTGATTCGACAGCTGCTTGCTTCAACGTTTTATTTTCCCTGAATGCTTTCTGTGCAATAGCAGCCGCCTTATAATAACCGATCTTTGGATTTAGAGCCGTAACCAGCATAAGCGAATCATCCAGATGTTTCTTTATATTCTCTTTCACAGCCTCGATACCGATAGCACAATTATCATTAAAGCTCCTGCAACCATCACCAATCAGGCGAGCACTATGAAGGAAGTTATAAATAATCATCGGTTTAAAAACGTTCAGCTCGAACTGCCCATTCGCTCCACCTACCGAAATAGCCACATCATTTCCCATCACCTGTGCGGCTATCATCGTCAATGCCTCACTTTGAGTTGGGTTTACTTTCCCCGGCATGATGGAAGAACCTGGCTCATTCTCCGGAAGATGGATCTCACCTATCCCGGCACGAGGACCGGAACCAAGCATACGGATATCGTTTGCAATCTTCATCAAACTGACGGCAATACCTTTCAGTGCCCCATGAGTAGACACAATTGCATCGTGAGTGGCTAATGCTTCAAATTTATTCGGAGCGGTAACAAACGGTAACCCGGTCAGTTGGGCTATTTTACGGGCAACATTCTCTCCAAAATTATCAGGTGTATTGATGCCCGTACCGACCGCGGTACCGCCTAATGCCAGTTCTGCCAAATGCGGCAAAGTACCTTTCAAGGCATGAATGCCATATTCCAATTGAGCAGCGTAACCACTAAATTCCTGTCCAAGTGTCAACGGTGTGGCATCCATAAAATGGGTACGTCCTATTTTTACGATCGGCATGAACTCACGACTTTTCATTATCAAAGTCTTATGCAGCATTTCAAGAGCCGGGATCGTATTTTCCCTAAGCATTTTATATGCTGCAATATGCATCGCCGAA encodes the following:
- the fumC gene encoding class II fumarate hydratase, with the translated sequence MECRIEKDTMGNIKVPIDAYYGAQTQRSVENFRIAQDINRMPKEIIQAFAYLKMGAALANKDAGVLSPEKCDLIVRVCDEILDGKLEGSFPLVVWQTGSGTQTNMNVNEVIAYRGHVLNGGKLTDEVKILSPNDDVNKSQSSNDTFPSAMHIAAYKMLRENTIPALEMLHKTLIMKSREFMPIVKIGRTHFMDATPLTLGQEFSGYAAQLEYGIHALKGTLPHLAELALGGTAVGTGINTPDNFGENVARKIAQLTGLPFVTAPNKFEALATHDAIVSTHGALKGIAVSLMKIANDIRMLGSGPRAGIGEIHLPENEPGSSIMPGKVNPTQSEALTMIAAQVMGNDVAISVGGANGQFELNVFKPMIIYNFLHSARLIGDGCRSFNDNCAIGIEAVKENIKKHLDDSLMLVTALNPKIGYYKAAAIAQKAFRENKTLKQAAVESGHITAEDFDAWVDPSKMVGKI